From the Pseudomonas sp. Teo4 genome, the window CGGTACGCCCGACCTGCTGCTCCACTGACGCATGCAGGTAGATCACGCGACCGCCCTGATGCAAGGCCTGACGGTTGGCTTCGCGCATCACCGCGCCACCGCCGGTCGCCAGGACCACGCCATCGAGGCCGCAGAGCTCGGCGATCATTGCCTGCTCACGGTCACGGAAGCCCGGTTCGCCCTCTTTGTCGAAGATCCACGGGATGTTGGCGCCGGTTCGCAGTTCAATTTCCTTGTCGGAATCCTTGAACAGCAGGCGCAACTCTTTGGCCAACAGGCGACCGATGGTGCTCTTTCCAGCGCCCATGGGCCCCACAAGTATCAAATTTCGCACAGAATCAACGACTCACAGCAATCGCCTGGTCACTCATGATACGCGGAGTCAGGAAGACCAGCAGCTCGGATTTTTTCTCTTGTAATGCATCGCGTCGAAACAG encodes:
- the aroK gene encoding shikimate kinase AroK, translated to MRNLILVGPMGAGKSTIGRLLAKELRLLFKDSDKEIELRTGANIPWIFDKEGEPGFRDREQAMIAELCGLDGVVLATGGGAVMREANRQALHQGGRVIYLHASVEQQVGRTARDRNRPLLRTANPEATLRALLEARDPLYREIADLVVETDERPPRMVVLDILERLQQLPPR